In Pseudomonas fluorescens, one genomic interval encodes:
- a CDS encoding TldD/PmbA family protein: MFDFHPQLKQRFAALRTGAEFFSLRYVRESGQYLSVRKNVAEPPSLSRDEGAMLTVRVNGVEAYAATNDLSQQGLQAALERAEQQARRLKPHALLDLRNQPVSSDRADYFSPNLEQPFPSLSECFELLGAESASVPKDERLVNWEASIGITHVEQIYLSSAGAELRQAQRFVYPSLDVTAYDGHDSQTRSLGRENFGQQGGADVISRCGLVGAGPKVADQALQLLLAPNTPQGPRDLLLMPDQMMLQIHESIGHPLELDRILGDERNYAGTSFVKTSDFGSLQYGSKLLNVTFDPDIPEELASYGHDDDGTKASKQFLIREGLLLRPLGGALSQFRAGLDGVANSRACGWNRPPIDRMANLNIEPGDQSLTQLISGIEHGILMSTNRSWSIDDARNKFQFGCEWGQLIENGELKGVVKNPNYRGISAHFWKSLRAVGDAGTRRVLGTPNCGKGEPNQVIRVGHASPACVFSNVDVFGGDA; encoded by the coding sequence ATGTTCGATTTCCACCCCCAGCTCAAGCAGCGCTTCGCTGCCTTGCGCACGGGCGCCGAGTTTTTTTCCCTGCGGTATGTACGCGAGTCCGGCCAGTACCTGTCGGTGCGCAAGAACGTCGCCGAGCCGCCAAGCCTGAGCCGCGACGAAGGCGCGATGCTCACTGTGCGCGTCAACGGCGTCGAGGCTTACGCGGCGACCAACGACCTGTCGCAGCAAGGCCTGCAAGCCGCCCTTGAGCGCGCCGAACAGCAGGCCCGGCGACTGAAGCCGCACGCCTTGCTCGACCTGCGCAACCAGCCGGTGTCGAGCGATCGCGCTGATTACTTTTCGCCCAATCTTGAGCAACCCTTCCCGTCCCTGAGCGAATGCTTCGAGCTGCTCGGCGCGGAATCCGCCTCGGTGCCAAAGGATGAGCGCCTGGTGAACTGGGAAGCGAGCATCGGCATCACCCACGTCGAGCAGATCTACCTGAGCAGCGCCGGTGCCGAATTGCGCCAGGCCCAGCGCTTCGTCTATCCGAGCCTGGATGTCACCGCCTACGACGGCCACGACAGCCAGACCCGCTCCCTCGGCCGCGAGAACTTCGGCCAGCAGGGCGGCGCGGACGTGATCAGCCGTTGCGGCCTGGTCGGCGCCGGCCCGAAAGTGGCCGATCAGGCCCTGCAACTGCTGCTCGCGCCGAACACCCCGCAAGGGCCGCGCGATCTGTTGCTGATGCCTGACCAGATGATGCTGCAGATCCACGAGTCGATCGGGCACCCGCTGGAGCTCGACCGCATCCTCGGTGACGAGCGCAATTACGCCGGCACCAGCTTCGTCAAAACCAGCGACTTCGGCAGCCTGCAATACGGCTCGAAGCTGCTCAACGTGACCTTCGACCCGGACATTCCCGAAGAGCTGGCCAGCTACGGCCACGATGACGACGGGACCAAGGCCAGCAAACAATTCCTGATTCGCGAAGGCTTGCTGCTGCGGCCACTGGGGGGCGCGCTGTCGCAGTTCCGCGCCGGTCTCGACGGCGTTGCCAACAGCCGCGCCTGCGGCTGGAACCGGCCGCCGATCGACCGCATGGCCAACCTCAACATCGAGCCGGGCGATCAGTCGCTGACGCAACTGATCAGCGGCATCGAGCATGGCATTCTGATGAGCACCAACCGTTCGTGGTCGATTGACGACGCGCGCAACAAATTCCAGTTCGGTTGCGAGTGGGGTCAGTTGATCGAGAACGGTGAACTTAAAGGTGTGGTGAAAAATCCGAACTACCGGGGCATATCCGCGCACTTCTGGAAGAGTCTGCGCGCGGTCGGCGATGCCGGCACCCGTAGGGTGCTGGGCACGCCAAACTGCGGCAAGGGCGAGCCGAACCAGGTGATCCGCGTCGGCCACGCTTCACCGGCCTGCGTATTCAGCAACGTTGATGTGTTTGGGGGAGACGCCTGA
- the betB gene encoding betaine-aldehyde dehydrogenase has translation MARFELQKLYIDGAYSDAGSDATFEAINPANGEVLAQVQRATKEDVERAVVSAEKGQKIWAAMTAMERSRILRRAVDILRERNDELAALETLDTGKAFSETKYVDIVTGADVLEYYAGLVPAIEGEQIPLRDTSFVYTRREPLGVVAGIGAWNYPIQIALWKSAPALAAGNAMIFKPSEVTSLTTLKLAEIYTEAGLPNGVFNVLTGSGREVGTWLTEHPRIEKVSFTGGTDTGKKVMASASASSLKDVTMELGGKSPLIICDDADLDRAADTAMMANFYSSGQVCTNGTRVFVPSHLKAAFEAKIVERVARIRIGNPEDENTNFGPLVSFAHMESVLGYIAKGKEEGARVLCGGERLTDGEFAKGAFVAPTVFTDCTDEMTIVREEIFGPVMAILSYETEEEVIRRANDTDFGLAAGIVTKDLNRAHRVIHQLEAGICWINAWGESDAKMPVGGYKQSGVGRENGISSLTNYTRIKSVQVELGDYVSVF, from the coding sequence ATGGCCCGTTTCGAACTGCAAAAACTCTACATCGATGGCGCGTACTCCGACGCTGGCAGCGATGCCACTTTCGAAGCCATCAACCCGGCGAACGGTGAAGTCCTCGCCCAAGTGCAACGTGCGACCAAGGAAGACGTCGAGCGTGCTGTGGTCAGCGCTGAAAAGGGCCAGAAAATCTGGGCCGCGATGACCGCCATGGAGCGTTCGCGCATCCTGCGTCGCGCCGTCGACATCCTGCGCGAGCGCAACGATGAGCTGGCTGCTCTGGAAACCCTGGACACCGGTAAAGCCTTCTCCGAAACCAAATACGTCGACATCGTCACCGGCGCCGACGTGCTGGAATACTACGCAGGCCTGGTGCCGGCGATCGAAGGCGAGCAGATTCCGCTGCGCGACACTTCCTTCGTCTACACCCGTCGCGAGCCACTGGGCGTGGTCGCCGGTATCGGCGCGTGGAACTACCCGATCCAGATCGCGCTGTGGAAATCCGCACCGGCCCTGGCTGCTGGTAACGCGATGATCTTCAAGCCAAGCGAAGTCACCTCGCTGACCACCCTGAAACTGGCCGAAATCTACACCGAAGCCGGCCTGCCAAACGGCGTGTTCAACGTGCTGACCGGCAGCGGCCGTGAAGTCGGCACCTGGCTGACCGAGCACCCGCGCATCGAGAAAGTCTCCTTCACCGGCGGCACCGACACCGGCAAGAAAGTCATGGCCAGCGCTTCGGCTTCGTCGCTGAAAGACGTGACCATGGAACTGGGCGGCAAGTCGCCGCTGATCATCTGCGACGACGCCGACCTGGATCGCGCCGCCGACACCGCGATGATGGCCAACTTCTACAGCTCCGGTCAGGTCTGCACCAACGGTACTCGCGTATTCGTACCGAGCCACCTGAAAGCCGCGTTCGAAGCCAAGATTGTCGAGCGCGTCGCGCGCATCCGCATCGGCAACCCGGAAGACGAAAACACCAACTTCGGTCCACTGGTCAGCTTCGCCCACATGGAAAGCGTGCTGGGTTACATCGCCAAGGGTAAAGAAGAAGGTGCCCGCGTGCTGTGCGGCGGCGAGCGTCTGACCGACGGCGAATTCGCCAAAGGCGCCTTCGTCGCGCCGACCGTGTTCACCGACTGCACCGACGAAATGACCATCGTTCGTGAAGAAATCTTTGGCCCGGTGATGGCGATCCTCTCCTACGAGACCGAAGAAGAAGTGATCCGCCGCGCCAACGACACCGACTTCGGCCTGGCCGCCGGTATCGTCACCAAAGACCTGAACCGCGCGCACCGCGTGATTCATCAACTGGAAGCCGGTATCTGCTGGATCAACGCCTGGGGCGAGTCCGACGCGAAGATGCCGGTTGGCGGTTACAAGCAGTCGGGCGTGGGCCGTGAAAACGGCATCAGCTCGCTGACCAACTACACACGCATCAAATCGGTACAGGTCGAGCTGGGCGATTACGTCTCGGTGTTCTGA
- the betI gene encoding transcriptional regulator BetI, whose protein sequence is MPKVGMQPIRRQQLIEATLQAVDQVGMGDASIALIARLAGVSNGIISHYFQDKNGLIAATMRYLMNVLSENVTARRQALADSSPRAHLQVIIEGNFDASQVNGPAMKTWLAFWATSMHQPSLHRLQRINDHRLYSNLCCEFRRVLPLEDARSAARGLAALIDGLWLRGALSGDAFDTAQAQQIAYEYMDFQLAKQVS, encoded by the coding sequence ATGCCCAAGGTCGGTATGCAACCCATCCGCCGCCAACAACTGATCGAAGCCACGTTGCAGGCGGTCGATCAGGTCGGTATGGGGGACGCCAGCATTGCGCTGATCGCCCGTTTGGCCGGTGTCTCGAATGGCATCATCAGTCACTATTTTCAGGACAAGAACGGCCTGATTGCCGCCACGATGCGGTATCTGATGAATGTCCTCAGCGAGAACGTCACCGCGCGCCGACAGGCGCTGGCAGACAGCAGCCCACGGGCGCATCTGCAGGTGATCATCGAAGGCAACTTCGACGCCAGCCAGGTCAATGGCCCGGCAATGAAAACCTGGCTGGCCTTCTGGGCCACCAGCATGCACCAGCCGTCTTTGCACAGGTTGCAGCGGATCAACGATCACCGTCTGTATTCCAACCTGTGCTGCGAGTTCCGCCGTGTGTTGCCGCTCGAAGATGCGCGCAGCGCCGCGCGTGGACTGGCAGCGTTGATCGACGGCTTGTGGTTGCGCGGCGCGCTGTCGGGAGACGCTTTCGACACGGCGCAGGCGCAACAGATCGCTTACGAATACATGGATTTCCAATTGGCCAAGCAGGTGAGTTAG
- the choW gene encoding choline ABC transporter permease subunit, whose protein sequence is MLIDQKIPLGQYIAGFVEWLTQHGASTFDAIAVTLETMIHGVTFALTWFNPFVLIGLIALLAHFIQRKWGLTVFVIASFLLILNLGYWQETMETLAQVMFATLVCVVIGVPLGIVAAHKPMFYTLMRPVLDLMQTVPTFVYLIPTLTLFGLGVVPGLISTVVFAIAAPIRLTYLGIRDVPQELMDAGKAFGCSRRQLLSRIELPHAMPSIAAGITQCIMLSLSMVVIAALVGADGLGKPVVNALNTADIALGFEAGLAIVLLAIMLDRICKQPDAKVGGDA, encoded by the coding sequence ATGCTGATTGATCAGAAAATCCCTTTAGGCCAGTACATCGCGGGCTTCGTTGAATGGTTGACGCAACACGGCGCCAGCACCTTCGACGCAATCGCCGTGACACTGGAAACGATGATCCACGGCGTGACGTTTGCGCTGACCTGGTTCAATCCCTTTGTCTTGATCGGCCTCATCGCCCTGCTCGCGCATTTCATCCAGCGCAAATGGGGGCTGACTGTTTTTGTGATTGCCTCGTTCCTGCTGATCCTCAACCTGGGGTACTGGCAGGAAACCATGGAAACCCTCGCCCAGGTCATGTTCGCGACCCTGGTCTGCGTGGTCATCGGCGTGCCGTTGGGCATCGTCGCCGCCCACAAGCCGATGTTCTACACTTTAATGCGTCCGGTACTCGATCTGATGCAGACCGTACCGACCTTCGTTTACCTCATTCCTACCCTGACCCTCTTCGGGCTGGGTGTGGTGCCGGGCCTGATCTCCACGGTGGTGTTCGCCATCGCTGCGCCGATCCGCCTGACCTACCTGGGCATCCGCGATGTCCCGCAAGAACTGATGGACGCCGGCAAGGCCTTCGGCTGCTCGCGTCGCCAATTGCTCTCACGGATCGAACTGCCTCACGCCATGCCGAGCATCGCTGCCGGCATCACCCAGTGCATCATGCTGTCGCTGTCGATGGTGGTGATCGCGGCACTGGTAGGCGCCGACGGACTCGGCAAACCGGTGGTCAACGCACTGAACACTGCTGATATCGCCCTGGGCTTCGAAGCGGGCCTGGCGATCGTACTGCTGGCGATCATGCTCGACCGTATCTGCAAACAACCCGACGCCAAAGTAGGGGGTGACGCATGA
- a CDS encoding choline ABC transporter substrate-binding protein: MKGSPSLLLAAMLSLPLLAQAAEPAQCSTVNFSDVGWTDITATTATTSVVLDALGYKTKTTMISVPVTYKSLADGKNMDVFLGNWMPTMENDIKAYRDAGTVEVVRTNLKGAKYTLAVPQALYDKGLHDFADIAKFKKELDGKIYGIEPGNDGNRLIQSMIDKDAFGLKTAGFKVVESSEAGMLSQVDRAQKRDTAVVFLGWAPHPMNKRFKIQYLTGGDDFFGPDFGAATVATNTRKGYTTECSNVGQLLKNLEFTVDMESTLMGNILDDKMKPEAAAKAWLKKNPQVLDTWLAGVTTIDGKPGLEAVKAKLAQ, from the coding sequence ATGAAAGGTTCCCCGTCGTTGTTGTTGGCCGCCATGCTGAGTCTGCCGTTACTGGCGCAAGCTGCAGAACCGGCGCAGTGCAGTACCGTAAATTTCTCCGATGTCGGCTGGACCGACATCACCGCCACCACCGCCACCACTTCGGTGGTGCTCGACGCCCTCGGCTACAAGACCAAGACCACCATGATCTCCGTGCCCGTGACCTACAAGTCGCTGGCCGACGGCAAGAATATGGACGTGTTCCTCGGTAACTGGATGCCGACCATGGAAAACGACATCAAGGCCTACCGCGATGCCGGCACCGTCGAAGTGGTGCGCACCAATCTCAAAGGTGCCAAGTACACCCTCGCCGTACCGCAAGCCCTGTACGACAAGGGACTGCATGACTTCGCCGACATCGCCAAATTCAAGAAAGAGCTCGATGGCAAGATCTACGGCATCGAGCCTGGCAACGACGGCAACCGCCTGATCCAGAGCATGATCGACAAGGACGCTTTCGGTTTGAAAACCGCCGGCTTCAAGGTCGTCGAATCGTCCGAAGCGGGCATGCTCTCGCAGGTCGACCGCGCGCAGAAACGCGACACCGCCGTGGTCTTCCTCGGCTGGGCGCCGCACCCGATGAACAAGCGCTTCAAGATTCAATACCTGACCGGCGGCGATGACTTCTTCGGCCCCGATTTCGGTGCTGCCACCGTGGCGACCAACACCCGCAAGGGCTACACCACCGAATGCAGCAACGTCGGTCAGTTGCTGAAGAACCTGGAGTTCACCGTCGACATGGAAAGTACCCTGATGGGCAACATCCTCGACGACAAGATGAAGCCTGAAGCGGCCGCCAAGGCCTGGCTGAAAAAGAACCCTCAGGTGCTCGATACCTGGCTCGCTGGCGTGACCACCATTGACGGTAAACCAGGCCTGGAGGCCGTGAAAGCCAAGCTCGCACAGTAA
- a CDS encoding BCCT family transporter has translation MFYTSTALILLLTAILIIAPQEAGRLLGIAQAWLSRSFGWYYMVVIAAYLVFVVGLAFSSYGKLKLGSKDDTPDFSYGAWAGMLFSSGIGISLLYFGASEPLDHYFNPPEGAAATNLAARQAVQLTFLHWGLHGWAIYALVGLAVAYFAYRHNQPLALRSALYPLVGERWVKGAAGHAVDGFGMFVTLLGLVTNLGIGSLQVSSGLENLFGMEHSNTNLLIVIIVMSTVATIAAVSGVENGIRRLSNLNIVLFSGLLIFVLLFGPTLHLLNGFVQNIGDYLNGVVLKTFDLYVYEGDNAKSDRWLGLWTLFYWAWWISWAPFVGMFIARISRGRTVRELVAGVLLIPLGFTLAWLSIFGNSALDLVMNQGAVELGKTALEQPSMAIYQLLEHYPASKVVIGVSIFVGFVLFLTPADSGAVMMANLSCKGGNVDEDAPHWLRIFWSVVITLVTIGLLFAGNFEAMQTMVVLAGLPFSVVLVFFMFGLHKAMRQDVQIEQEQAQLAERGRRGFSERLTQLDLQPSQSVVQRFMDKQVSPALEDAAAQMRAQGLEVQTLLGKSKRCMGVRVEMEEGNPFVYEVSLDGYLATPTESAQSDEARQRYYRAEVYLHNGSQDYDLMGFTQDQITRDVLDQFESHRQLLGRVYS, from the coding sequence GTGTTTTACACCTCTACCGCGTTGATTCTGTTGTTGACCGCCATTCTGATCATCGCCCCGCAAGAGGCCGGCAGATTGTTGGGTATCGCTCAGGCCTGGTTGTCGCGCAGCTTCGGCTGGTACTACATGGTGGTGATCGCCGCCTACCTGGTGTTTGTGGTGGGCCTGGCGTTTTCCTCCTACGGCAAACTCAAACTGGGCAGCAAGGACGACACCCCGGATTTCAGCTACGGCGCCTGGGCGGGGATGCTGTTCTCGTCGGGTATCGGTATTTCGCTGCTGTACTTCGGCGCCTCCGAGCCGCTGGACCATTACTTCAATCCGCCGGAAGGCGCAGCGGCCACCAACCTGGCCGCGCGTCAGGCGGTGCAACTGACTTTCCTGCACTGGGGCCTGCACGGCTGGGCGATCTACGCACTGGTCGGTCTGGCCGTGGCGTACTTTGCCTACCGTCATAACCAGCCGCTGGCCCTGCGTTCGGCGCTGTATCCGCTGGTCGGCGAGCGTTGGGTCAAGGGCGCCGCCGGTCATGCAGTGGACGGCTTCGGCATGTTCGTGACCCTGCTGGGTCTGGTGACCAATCTGGGGATCGGCTCGCTGCAGGTGTCCTCGGGTCTGGAAAACCTGTTCGGCATGGAACACAGCAACACCAATCTTCTGATCGTGATCATCGTGATGAGCACCGTGGCGACCATCGCTGCCGTGTCCGGCGTGGAAAATGGCATTCGTCGTCTGTCCAACCTGAACATCGTGCTGTTCAGCGGCCTGCTGATTTTTGTCCTGCTGTTCGGCCCGACCCTGCACCTGCTCAACGGCTTCGTGCAGAACATCGGTGACTACCTCAACGGCGTGGTGCTGAAGACCTTCGACCTGTACGTCTACGAAGGCGACAACGCCAAGTCCGACCGCTGGCTGGGCCTGTGGACCCTGTTCTACTGGGCCTGGTGGATTTCCTGGGCACCATTCGTCGGCATGTTCATCGCGCGTATTTCCCGTGGTCGTACCGTGCGTGAGCTGGTCGCTGGCGTACTGCTGATCCCGTTGGGTTTCACCCTGGCGTGGCTGTCGATCTTCGGTAACTCGGCACTGGATCTGGTGATGAACCAGGGGGCGGTGGAACTCGGCAAGACGGCGCTGGAACAACCGTCGATGGCGATCTACCAGTTGCTGGAACACTACCCGGCGTCGAAAGTCGTCATCGGTGTGTCGATCTTCGTCGGTTTCGTGCTGTTCCTGACCCCGGCCGACTCCGGCGCGGTGATGATGGCGAATCTGTCCTGCAAGGGCGGCAACGTTGATGAAGATGCGCCGCACTGGCTGCGGATCTTCTGGTCGGTGGTGATCACGCTGGTGACCATCGGTCTGCTGTTCGCCGGTAACTTCGAAGCCATGCAAACCATGGTGGTGCTGGCCGGTCTGCCGTTCTCGGTGGTGCTGGTGTTCTTCATGTTCGGCTTGCACAAGGCGATGCGTCAGGACGTGCAGATCGAACAGGAGCAGGCGCAACTGGCTGAGCGCGGTCGTCGTGGTTTCAGCGAGCGTCTGACGCAGCTGGATCTGCAACCGAGCCAATCGGTGGTGCAGCGTTTCATGGACAAGCAGGTCAGCCCGGCGCTGGAAGACGCTGCCGCACAAATGCGTGCGCAGGGTCTGGAAGTGCAGACGCTGCTGGGCAAATCCAAGCGCTGCATGGGCGTGCGCGTCGAGATGGAAGAGGGTAACCCTTTCGTCTACGAAGTGAGCCTGGACGGCTATCTGGCGACCCCGACCGAATCGGCCCAGTCCGATGAAGCTCGCCAGCGTTACTACCGCGCCGAGGTGTATTTGCACAACGGCAGCCAGGACTACGACCTGATGGGCTTCACGCAGGATCAGATCACACGCGATGTGCTCGATCAGTTTGAAAGCCATCGGCAGCTCCTTGGCCGGGTGTATAGCTAA
- the choV gene encoding choline ABC transporter ATP-binding protein — translation MSIIRFDNVDVIFTKDPREALKLLDQGLTRSEILKKTGQIVGVEKASLDINKGEICVLMGLSGSGKSSLLRCINGLNTVSRGKLFVEHEGKQIDIASCTPAELKMMRTKRIAMVFQKFALMPWLTVRENISFGLEMQGRPEKERRKLVDDKLELVGLTQWRNKKPDELSGGMQQRVGLARALAMDADILLMDEPFSALDPLIRQGLQDELLELQRKLSKTIVFVSHDLDEALKLGSRIAIMKDGRIIQYSVPEEIVLNPADDYVRTFVAHTNPLNVLCGRSLMRTLDNCKRINGSVCLDPGGDSWLDLAEGNTIKGARQNGSVLNLQNWAPGQAVEALERKPTLVDSNIGMRDALQIRYQTGNKLVLHDNNHVVGILGDSELYHALLGKNLG, via the coding sequence ATGAGCATAATTCGCTTCGATAACGTTGACGTGATCTTCACCAAGGATCCGCGCGAAGCACTGAAACTTCTCGATCAAGGTTTGACCCGCAGCGAGATCCTGAAAAAGACCGGGCAGATCGTCGGCGTGGAAAAGGCCAGTCTGGACATCAACAAGGGCGAGATCTGCGTACTGATGGGCCTGTCCGGCTCCGGCAAGTCAAGCCTGCTGCGCTGCATCAACGGCCTCAACACCGTGAGTCGCGGCAAGCTGTTCGTCGAGCACGAAGGCAAGCAGATCGACATCGCTTCCTGCACCCCGGCCGAACTGAAAATGATGCGCACCAAACGCATCGCCATGGTGTTCCAGAAGTTCGCCCTGATGCCGTGGCTGACGGTGCGCGAGAACATCAGCTTCGGTCTGGAAATGCAGGGCCGACCGGAAAAGGAACGGCGCAAGCTGGTCGACGACAAGCTCGAACTGGTCGGCCTGACTCAATGGCGCAACAAGAAGCCCGATGAACTCTCCGGCGGCATGCAGCAGCGTGTGGGCCTGGCCCGGGCGCTGGCGATGGATGCCGATATTCTGCTGATGGACGAACCGTTCTCGGCACTCGACCCGCTGATCCGTCAGGGCCTGCAGGATGAACTGCTGGAATTGCAACGCAAGCTGAGCAAGACCATCGTTTTTGTGAGTCACGATCTCGACGAGGCACTCAAACTGGGTAGCCGCATCGCGATCATGAAGGACGGCCGGATCATCCAGTACAGCGTGCCGGAAGAGATCGTACTGAACCCGGCGGACGACTATGTGCGCACCTTCGTGGCCCACACCAATCCGCTCAACGTCCTGTGTGGCCGCAGCCTGATGCGCACGCTGGACAACTGCAAACGCATCAACGGTTCGGTATGCCTCGACCCGGGTGGCGATTCGTGGCTGGACCTGGCCGAAGGCAACACGATCAAGGGTGCGCGGCAGAACGGTTCGGTACTGAACCTGCAGAACTGGGCACCGGGGCAAGCAGTGGAAGCGCTGGAGCGCAAGCCGACACTGGTGGACTCGAACATCGGCATGCGCGATGCGCTGCAGATTCGCTACCAGACCGGCAACAAACTGGTGCTGCACGACAACAACCATGTGGTGGGGATTCTGGGCGACAGCGAGCTGTATCACGCGTTGCTGGGCAAGAACCTGGGGTAA
- the betA gene encoding choline dehydrogenase, with protein MSQEFDYIIIGAGSAGNTLATRLTEDEGVTVLLLEAGGPDYRFDFRTQMPAALAFPLQGRRYNWAYETDPEPHMDGRRMECGRGKGLGGSSLINGMCYIRGNAMDYDGWAKLPGLEDWSYLDCLPYFRKAETRDIGPNDYHGGDGPVSVTTPKAGNNPLFHAMVEAGVQAGYPRTEDLNGYQQEGFGPMDRTVTPNGRRASTARGYLDVAKKRSTLTIVTHALTDKILFEGKRAVGVRYLVGSAEERVEAKARKEVLLCSGAIASPQILQRSGVGPAKLLESLDVPVVHDLPGVGENLQDHLELYLQYACTQPVSLYPSLLWYNQPAIGAEWLFNGTGIGASNQFEAGGFIRSRPEFEWPNIQYHFLPVAINYNGSNGVKEHGFQAHMGSMRSPSRGRIQLKSKDPRQHPSILFNYMATEQDWQEFRDGIRLTREIMQQPALDAFRGREISPGIEVQTDEQLDKFIREHAETAFHPSCSCKMGTDEMAVVDGEGRVHGMQSLRVVDASIMPIITTGNLNAPTIMIAEKIADKIRGRKPLPRSNAAYYVAGGAPVKGKPMRDITPAAQ; from the coding sequence ATGTCCCAAGAATTCGATTACATCATCATCGGTGCCGGCTCGGCCGGTAACACCCTGGCGACCCGTCTGACTGAAGACGAAGGCGTCACCGTTCTGCTGCTCGAAGCAGGCGGCCCGGACTACCGTTTCGACTTCCGCACGCAAATGCCGGCTGCACTGGCATTCCCGCTGCAAGGTCGTCGCTACAACTGGGCGTACGAAACCGATCCGGAGCCACACATGGACGGCCGCCGGATGGAGTGCGGTCGCGGCAAAGGCCTCGGCGGCTCCTCGCTGATCAACGGCATGTGCTACATCCGTGGCAACGCGATGGACTACGACGGCTGGGCGAAGCTGCCAGGTCTGGAAGACTGGTCGTACCTCGACTGCCTGCCGTACTTCCGTAAAGCGGAAACCCGCGATATCGGCCCGAACGACTACCACGGTGGCGACGGCCCGGTCAGCGTGACCACGCCGAAGGCGGGCAACAACCCGCTGTTCCACGCCATGGTTGAAGCCGGCGTGCAGGCCGGTTACCCGCGCACCGAAGACTTGAACGGCTACCAGCAGGAAGGCTTCGGCCCGATGGACCGCACCGTGACGCCGAACGGCCGTCGTGCTTCCACCGCCCGTGGCTACCTCGACGTCGCCAAAAAGCGCTCGACCCTGACCATCGTCACCCACGCCCTGACCGACAAGATTCTGTTCGAAGGCAAGCGTGCGGTCGGCGTGCGTTACCTGGTCGGTTCGGCAGAAGAGCGTGTTGAAGCCAAAGCGCGCAAAGAAGTCCTGCTGTGCTCCGGCGCCATCGCTTCGCCGCAGATTCTGCAGCGCTCCGGTGTCGGCCCGGCAAAACTGCTAGAGAGCCTCGACGTCCCGGTGGTCCACGACCTGCCGGGCGTCGGTGAAAACCTGCAGGATCACCTTGAGCTGTACCTGCAATACGCCTGCACCCAACCGGTCTCGCTGTACCCGTCGCTGCTCTGGTACAACCAGCCGGCCATCGGTGCCGAGTGGCTGTTCAACGGCACCGGCATCGGCGCCAGCAACCAGTTCGAAGCCGGCGGTTTCATCCGTTCGCGTCCGGAATTCGAGTGGCCGAACATCCAGTACCACTTCCTGCCGGTAGCGATTAACTACAACGGCAGCAATGGTGTGAAAGAGCACGGCTTCCAGGCACACATGGGTTCCATGCGTTCGCCGAGTCGTGGCCGCATCCAGTTGAAGTCCAAGGATCCGCGTCAGCACCCGAGCATCCTGTTCAACTACATGGCCACCGAGCAGGACTGGCAGGAGTTCCGTGACGGCATCCGCCTGACCCGCGAAATCATGCAACAGCCTGCGCTGGACGCTTTCCGTGGCCGCGAAATCAGCCCGGGCATCGAAGTGCAAACCGATGAGCAACTGGACAAGTTCATCCGCGAGCACGCCGAAACCGCGTTCCACCCGTCCTGCTCGTGCAAGATGGGCACCGACGAGATGGCGGTTGTGGATGGCGAAGGTCGCGTGCACGGTATGCAGAGCCTGCGTGTGGTCGACGCTTCGATCATGCCGATCATCACCACCGGTAACCTGAACGCGCCGACGATCATGATCGCCGAGAAAATCGCCGACAAGATCCGTGGCCGCAAGCCTCTGCCGCGTAGCAATGCTGCCTACTACGTTGCTGGCGGTGCGCCAGTGAAGGGCAAGCCGATGCGTGATATCACCCCGGCTGCTCAGTAA